One stretch of Arachis hypogaea cultivar Tifrunner chromosome 20, arahy.Tifrunner.gnm2.J5K5, whole genome shotgun sequence DNA includes these proteins:
- the LOC112786003 gene encoding uncharacterized protein: MDFTKAGIARKLQLEELECLRMEAYENARIYKEKTKAFHDHHICKKDFQEGDEVLLYNSRLRFMPGKLRSRWDGPFRVKEVNPYGVVQLFYPQSGATFKVNGHRVKKYHGYKSPREVEVFLLEDAPVGGEA, translated from the coding sequence ATGGATTTCACCAAGGCGGGTATAGCCAGGAAATTGCAACTAGAGGAACTTGAATGTCTTAGGATGGAGGCATATGAGAATGCacggatctacaaagagaaaacTAAGGCATTCCATGATCACCATATCTGCAAGAAAGATTTTCAAGAGGGTGACGAAGTTCTTCTTTACAACTCAAGACTTAGATTCATGCCCGGAAAGCTCCGGTCAAGATGGGATGGTCCCTTTAGAGTAAAGGAGGTGAATCCATATGGTGTGGTCCAATTATTCTACCCTCAAAGTGGTGCAACATTCAAAGTGAATGGCCATAGAGTAAAGAAGTATCATGGCTACAAGTCACCAAGGGAAGTGGAGGTGTTCCTACTTGAGGATGCACCTGTAGGAGGAGAAGCTTAA